The sequence CTTTGCcactctgtacctgtctgtttGACTGCCTCCAGTTCTCTCTCGACTCAGGTCAGATACCCTCTCTCAAGCTTTCAGCCCATCCGCCTCGCCGCTTACTTTCTCCTCGCAGCCATGAGGACCACTGTGGTcgctgttgtcatggtgatgttGTGCGTGATGATGGTAGACGCAGACGTGAAGCCGCAGAGAGATTTCAACCTGCGGATGGTAAGTCACGCATCCATATTgggtattttttttgtattaatgtgtCTAAATCAGTTTCATTTGTTAAGTAAAAAAGGTTCtgctgtcactgtgtgtgtgaccttgtgtgtgtctgtgtgtgtcagctacGGTTATCCGGTTACTCGCCCTCAGCTGAAATTGTTatgattaataaatgtgtgaCTCCTGTTCCTGGTTTCCTCCCACACGAGAGGTTGAGAGGGTCAGCTTGACATTTCCCATGCTAAACACATCATAAGAaatgtcctcttcatgtgtttCCGGTGGCTGATTTGATACTGGATGTATCCCAGATCCCTGGTGTGATTGTtccttatgtgtgtgagtgtgtgtatacgtgtgtgtgtgtgtgtgtgtgtgtgtttgtgtgtgtgtgtgtgtgtgtgtgtgtgcgtgtgtgtgcgtgtgcgtgtatagTTTGCAGGGAGATGGTACCGGGTGGGCCTGGCCTATGACTCTTCAAGCTTCACGCCCTTCAGAGACAAAGTGAAGGCCTCCATGGGCAGCGTCGCCGCACTGCCAAACGGCAATGTTAACCTCACGATGTGGGACGCCACGTGAGTCGGTGTGATTTTggcatatacagtacatgtgtatgtaaatgGATGGccaaaaagtgtgtgttggtcaaagaagagaggaaaatgaGGGCTGTTCATAAAAGATAAAGACGGTGTTTCCCCTGTGTGCTTCAGACCTTTTGGTTGTCAGAGAAAGGTGTACAACTATGAGAAGACCAGCGTACCTGGACAGTTCACCTACTTCAGCACACGTAAGTCTGCTCTCTTCTAATCTCAATCATCGCCCTGacaagagagaagagaaaggatTTGTTAGTAAGCTCTGTAACTTTGCTCAATTACAA is a genomic window of Cyclopterus lumpus isolate fCycLum1 chromosome 12, fCycLum1.pri, whole genome shotgun sequence containing:
- the ptgdsa gene encoding prostaglandin D2 synthase a isoform X1, which produces MRTTVVAVVMVMLCVMMVDADVKPQRDFNLRMFAGRWYRVGLAYDSSSFTPFRDKVKASMGSVAALPNGNVNLTMWDATPFGCQRKVYNYEKTSVPGQFTYFSTRHNIVKDITVVDTNYTDYAVVLKNKVFNREYTQVALYGRTQTVSNGIIAKFKTFALSQGFPRDSILTPPPAGKIEGAHMHTQVMWRVT
- the ptgdsa gene encoding prostaglandin D2 synthase a isoform X2, yielding MRTTVVAVVMVMLCVMMVDADVKPQRDFNLRMFAGRWYRVGLAYDSSSFTPFRDKVKASMGSVAALPNGNVNLTMWDATPFGCQRKVYNYEKTSVPGQFTYFSTRHNIVKDITVVDTNYTDYAVVLKNKVFNREYTQVALYGRTQTVSNGIIAKFKTFALSQGFPRDSILTPPPAENCPPLRSGR